A single window of Miltoncostaea oceani DNA harbors:
- a CDS encoding TRAP transporter substrate-binding protein, with protein MRTRSWGWRLAAMAACAVLAVGVAACGDDDDGDAADTTGSGDAEITLRLGYVTAPEHPYGIAIDNFIKEVDTASGGSIAIEALPNYQGGDVPLLQDVRGGAVDMASVSSAVWGTQGVNCFDALQALGLITRYDLEREVITGPIGEEMLACTDAVGLKGLGIHEGGLRKPLGAKKALTSPADFDGLTIRTPESGVLETGIRALGADPTAIPLPDTYAALRDGTVDGMEANLGLIQTVKLYEVADFVTANVNLWPFPTVLVMNQAKFDALSADQQAIITDAAANIAGFSIDFFEAPSELVTTLCGEGLKFAIASDADLTAFGKVSETVVTELSKDAETKGFIDQIQALKDGLPAPPAPAPLPDGCAAPAG; from the coding sequence GTGAGAACACGCTCGTGGGGCTGGCGCCTTGCGGCGATGGCGGCCTGCGCGGTGCTGGCGGTCGGGGTGGCCGCATGCGGCGACGACGACGACGGTGACGCCGCCGACACCACCGGATCCGGCGACGCAGAGATCACGCTGCGGCTCGGTTACGTCACGGCGCCGGAGCACCCGTACGGCATCGCCATCGACAACTTCATCAAGGAGGTCGACACGGCCTCCGGCGGGTCCATCGCCATCGAGGCCCTCCCCAACTACCAGGGCGGCGACGTGCCGCTGCTCCAGGACGTCCGCGGCGGCGCGGTCGACATGGCCTCGGTGTCCTCCGCGGTGTGGGGGACCCAGGGCGTCAACTGCTTCGACGCGCTGCAGGCCCTCGGCCTGATCACCCGCTACGACCTCGAGCGCGAGGTCATCACCGGCCCGATCGGCGAGGAGATGCTCGCCTGCACCGACGCCGTCGGCCTGAAGGGCCTCGGCATCCACGAGGGCGGCCTCCGCAAGCCGCTCGGCGCGAAGAAGGCCCTGACGAGCCCCGCCGACTTCGACGGCCTCACCATCCGGACCCCCGAGTCCGGGGTGCTGGAGACCGGCATCCGCGCCCTCGGCGCCGACCCGACCGCGATCCCGCTGCCCGACACCTACGCCGCCCTCCGCGACGGCACCGTCGACGGGATGGAGGCCAACCTCGGCCTGATCCAGACGGTCAAGCTCTACGAGGTCGCCGACTTCGTCACCGCGAACGTCAACCTCTGGCCGTTCCCGACGGTCCTCGTCATGAACCAGGCCAAGTTCGACGCCCTCAGCGCCGACCAGCAGGCGATCATCACCGACGCCGCCGCGAACATCGCCGGCTTCTCGATCGACTTCTTCGAGGCGCCGAGCGAGCTCGTCACGACGCTCTGCGGGGAGGGCCTGAAGTTCGCCATCGCCAGCGACGCCGACCTCACCGCCTTCGGGAAGGTGTCCGAGACCGTCGTCACCGAGCTCTCCAAGGACGCCGAGACGAAGGGCTTCATCGACCAGATCCAGGCGCTCAAGGACGGCCTGCCGGCCCCGCCGGCACCCGCCCCCCTGCCCGACGGCTGCGCGGCACCCGCCGGCTGA